One Rhinolophus ferrumequinum isolate MPI-CBG mRhiFer1 chromosome 10, mRhiFer1_v1.p, whole genome shotgun sequence genomic window, agagagaaatgaacagGAACCACACAGTGATCACAGAGTTTGTCCTCCTAGGTCTTTCTGATGATCCTGACCTTCAGATtgtgattttcctctttttatttgtcACATATATATTAAGTGTCACTGGAAACCTGACTATCATCACCCTAACTTTGGTGGACTCCCATCTACAGACGCCTATGTATTTCTTCCTCCGAAACTTCTCTTTCTTAGAAATCTCATTTACAACTGTACGTATCCCTAGGTTTCAGGGGGCAATTATCACCAGGGATAAGATTATTTCCTATAATAACTGTGCAGCCCaactatttttctctattttcatggGGGTGACTGAATTTTACCTTCTCACTGCCGTGTCCTACGACCACTATGTTGCCATCTGCAAGCCCCTTCATTATACAACCATCATGAACAGGAAACTGCACCCTCCTCGTGCTGTGTGCCTGGCTGGGAGGGTTTCTGACCACTTTCCCACCCCTTATGCTTCTCCTGCATCTGGATTACTGTGCTTCCAATGTTATTGACCACTTTGCATGTGACTATTTTCCCCTTTTACAACTGTCTTGCTCAGATACATGTCTCCCAGAAGTAATCGGTTTTCACTTTGCTTTGCTAACTTTGCTACTCACTTTGGCATTACTGATTTCATCTTATATGTACATTACCAGGCCGTTTTCAGAATCCCATCTACCAGAGACAAAAAGGCTTTCTCCACTTGTTCCTCTCACATGattgtcatttccatttcttatgGAAGCTGTATATTCATGTATGCTAATCCCTCTGCGAAAGAAAAGGCATCATTGATCAAAGGAGTAGCTATTCTCACTACCTCTGTAGCTCCCATGCTGAACCCCTTCATTTACACCCTGAGAAACCAGCAAGTAAAACAAGCCTTCAAAGACGTAATccataaagtatttattttttacaaataaatgaatttttattttgtcaaaaataaaggGCATTCTAAAAAAGGCAATTAAGTAAAATCTTGAAAATCCTAAACATCTATATTATGCTTGTTTTTCATAGTCTCTTCATATGCCACATtatagttaatttaaaatttttccatttcttccacttTCATTGGAGAAACCCAAGTTTCTCCAATACATTCTTAATTGACTTACTCAAAATTTTGTGAAGTTGACCTCTACTGAATTTTCtggaaatgaaatgtatttctttgagaTATTCTCTATAGTGCAATGTAAAAAGAGTTCTAAATCTGTTAATATCAGTCcctaaaaattatgtatattatcaCATTTGATATCAAATACAGAGTTTCAAAATAAGTGTGtaatttcatgtgtattttcaAGATGACATTGATAATTCCTTTACATCTAGAGGATCTACATGTCttgtattattgtatattaaataCAGTCCTGTGAGGTTATATGTACTAGTGCACTGCACATTAAATGTAGAGATCTTTATACTTTGCAAAAGTTAGTGCATATTTTCAAGATAAATATTGATCATGATATTAAGCGTCATTTATCAAATTTCCATGTT contains:
- the LOC117028821 gene encoding LOW QUALITY PROTEIN: olfactory receptor 6C3-like (The sequence of the model RefSeq protein was modified relative to this genomic sequence to represent the inferred CDS: inserted 3 bases in 2 codons); its protein translation is MNRNHTVITEFVLLGLSDDPDLQIVIFLFLFVTYILSVTGNLTIITLTLVDSHLQTPMYFFLRNFSFLEISFTTVRIPRFQGAIITRDKIISYNNCAAQLFFSIFMGVTEFYLLTAVSYDHYVAICKPLHYTTIMNRKXCTLLVLCAWLGGFLTTFPPLMLLLHLDYCASNVIDHFACDYFPLLQLSCSDTCLPEVIGFHFALLTLLLTLALLISSYMYIXQAVFRIPSTRDKKAFSTCSSHMIVISISYGSCIFMYANPSAKEKASLIKGVAILTTSVAPMLNPFIYTLRNQQVKQAFKDVIHKVFIFYK